Proteins from a genomic interval of Rosa chinensis cultivar Old Blush chromosome 2, RchiOBHm-V2, whole genome shotgun sequence:
- the LOC112185120 gene encoding FACT complex subunit SPT16, whose amino-acid sequence MADNRKGNVKPANGKASGTTAGSSSTYVIDVNNFSKRVKLLYSHWNEHHSGLWGHSDALAIATPPTSDDLRYLKSSALNIWLVGFEFPDTIMVFTKKQIHVLCSQKKASLLEIVKKPAKEAVGVEVVMHVKLKSQDGTGLMDTIFQAVKAQSSSSSSSNPVVGHIAREAPEGKLLETWMDKLNSANFELTDVTNGFSDLFAVKDSAELTNVKKAAFLTSSVMRSFVVPKLEKVIDEEKKISHSSLMDETEKTIVEPARIKVKLKADNVDICYPPIFQSGGGFDLKPSASSNDENLCYDSTSVIICAVGSRYNSYCSNVARTFLIDANSTQSKAYEVLLKAQEAAISKLKAGNKLSAAYQAAISVVEKEGPELAANLTKTAGTGIGLEFRESGLNLNAKNDRIFKPGMVFNVSLGFQNLQAQTKNPKTQIFSLLLADTVIVGKESPEILTNVSSKAVKDVAYSFNDDDDDEDESTNFKASSKGAGSTKSKATLRSDNHEMSKEELRRQHQAELARQKNEETARRLAGGDSAATNNRGAGKTIGDLIAYKNVNDISPPRELMIQVDQKNEAILLPIYGNMVPFHVATVKSVSSHQDTTQDSNRNCYIRIIFNVPGTPFSPHDANSLKFQGSIYLKEVSFRSKDQRHISEAVQLIKTLRRQVASRESERAERATLVTQEKLQLAGAKFKPKRLPDLEIRPSFGGRARKLTGSLEAHANGLRYSTSRADQRVDVMFSNIKHAFFQPAEREMITLLHFHLHNHIMVGNKKTKDVQFYTEVMDVVQTLGGGKRSAYDPDEIEEEHRERQRKNKINMEFQNFVNRVNDMWGQPEFKSLDLEFDQPLRELGFNGVPHKSSAFIVPTSSCLVELIETPFVVITLSEIEIVNLERVGLGQKNFDLTIVFKDFKRDVFRIDSIPSTSLDGIKEWLDTTDLKYYESRLNLNWRPILKTITDDPEKFIEDGGWEFLNLEVSDSDSDNSQESDQGYVPSDIQSESGSEDEDDESESLVESEDDEEEESGEDSEEEEGKTWEELEREASHADREKGNDSDSEEERARRKVKSFGKARAPDKRNHGGSLPKRPKFR is encoded by the coding sequence ATGGCTGATAATCGGAAAGGTAATGTGAAACCGGCGAATGGGAAGGCGTCAGGAACCACTGCAGGGAGCTCCAGTACTTATGTGATTGATGTCAATAACTTCAGCAAGCGGGTAAAGCTGTTGTATTCGCATTGGAATGAACACCACAGTGGTCTATGGGGTCACTCTGATGCACTTGCTATTGCTACTCCTCCAACTTCAGATGATCTGCGGTACCTGAAATCGTCGGCGCTGAATATCTGGCTGGTCGGGTTTGAGTTCCCGGATACTATTATGGTTTTCACAAAGAAGCAGATCCATGTTTTGTGTAGCCAGAAGAAAGCATCTCTGTTGGAAATTGTGAAGAAGCCTGCAAAAGAGGCTGTTGGTGTTGAAGTTGTGATGCATGTGAAGCTCAAGAGTCAGGATGGGACGGGGCTGATGGATACCATTTTTCAAGCTGTGAAGGCCCAATCGAGCTCCAGTAGTAGTTCTAATCCTGTTGTTGGACACATAGCAAGAGAGGCTCCGGAAGGGAAGCTTTTGGAGACTTGGATGGACAAGTTGAATAGTGCTAATTTCGAGTTGACTGATGTAACAAATGGGTTCTCAGACTTATTTGCTGTCAAAGACTCCGCGGAGCTTACGAATGTGAAGAAAGCTGCATTCTTGACTTCGTCGGTGATGAGGAGTTTTGTGGTACCTAAGCTTGAAAAGGTCATTGatgaggaaaagaaaatttctcATTCTTCACTGATGGATGAAACGGAAAAGACCATAGTGGAACCTGCAAGAATTAAGGTCAAGCTGAAGGCAGACAATGTTGATATCTGTTATCCTCCAATTTTTCAGAGTGGCGGAGGATTTGACCTGAAACCAAGTGCTTCAAGCAACGATGAGAACCTTTGTTACGACTCTACCAGTGTAATTATATGTGCTGTTGGATCGCGGTACAACAGCTATTGCTCAAATGTTGCTCGGACCTTTCTGATTGACGCAAATTCTACACAGAGCAAAGCTTATGAGGTTCTGCTTAAAGCTCAAGAAGCTGCAATTAGTAAATTAAAAGCTGGCAACAAGTTAAGTGCTGCATACCAAGCTGCGATCTCAGTAGTTGAAAAGGAGGGTCCAGAGTTGGCTGCAAACTTGACTAAAACGGCAGGAACTGGAATTGGCCTTGAGTTTCGTGAGTCCGGTCTTAATCTGAATGCCAAGAATGATCGGATTTTCAAACCAGGCATGGTTTTCAATGTGTCTCTTGGTTTTCAGAACTTGCAGGCacaaacaaaaaacccaaaGACCCAGATATTTTCACTGTTATTAGCGGATACAGTTATTGTTGGTAAAGAGAGCCCTGAAATTTTGACTAATGTAAGCTCTAAAGCTGTGAAGGATGTGGCTTACTCATTCAAtgatgatgacgatgatgaagatgagagtACAAATTTCAAAGCCAGCAGTAAAGGTGCTGGGAGTACCAAGAGTAAGGCCACACTCAGGTCAGACAACCATGAAATGTCAAAGGAAGAACTACGGAGGCAGCATCAAGCGGAACTTGCCCGCCAAAAGAATGAGGAAACTGCTAGGAGGCTTGCCGGTGGGGATTCTGCAGCAACAAACAATCGTGGTGCTGGGAAGACAATTGGTGATCTGATTGCATATAAGAATGTCAATGATATCTCTCCTCCAAGAGAGCTAATGATTCAGGTTGATCAGAAAAATGAAGCCATCCTCTTGCCAATTTATGGAAACATGGTCCCTTTCCATGTAGCCACCGTGAAGAGTGTTTCCAGCCATCAGGACACTACCCAGGACAGTAACCGTAATTGCTACATCCGTATAATCTTTAATGTACCTGGCACCCCATTTAGTCCTCATGATGCAAACTCCCTCAAGTTTCAAGGATCAATTTATTTGAAGGAAGTTTCATTCCGCTCTAAAGACCAAAGGCATATAAGTGAAGCAGTACAGCTTATAAAAACCCTTCGCCGCCAGGTTGCCTCAAGGGAGTCTGAAAGAGCTGAGAGGGCAACTTTAGTTACGCAGGAGAAGCTGCAACTTGCAGGAGCCAAATTCAAGCCAAAAAGATTGCCTGATCTAGAGATTCGTCCCAGTTTTGGTGGTCGTGCAAGAAAGCTCACAGGATCACTGGAAGCCCACGCAAATGGGTTAAGGTATTCTACTTCTAGGGCTGATCAACGTGTGGACGTTATGTTTAGCAATATCAAACATGCATTTTTCCAGCCAGCAGAGAGGGAAATGATTACCTTGTTGCACTTTCATCTGCACAATCACATTATGGTGGGTAACAAAAAGACCAAGGATGTACAATTTTATACGGAAGTGATGGATGTAGTCCAGACACTGGGTGGTGGAAAGAGGTCTGCCTATGATCCGGATGAGATTGAGGAAGAGCATCGTGAGAGACAACGAAAGAACAAAATTAACATGGAGTTCCAGAACTTCGTGAACCGAGTGAATGATATGTGGGGGCAACCTGAATTCAAATCTCTTGACCTCGAGTTTGATCAGCCTCTTAGAGAGCTTGGCTTCAATGGAGTACCTCATAAATCCTCGGCTTTCATTGTCCCTACTTCAAGCTGTCTGGTGGAGCTGATAGAGACACCGTTTGTGGTAATTACTCTAAGTGAGATTGAAATCGTGAACCTTGAGAGAGTTGGTCTTGGGCAAAAGAACTTTGATTTGACTATTGTATTCAAGGACTTCAAGCGGGATGTATTTAGAATTGATTCCATCCCGTCCACATCACTAGATGGCATCAAGGAGTGGTTAGACACAACTGATCTCAAGTATTATGAGAGCAGGTTGAATCTCAATTGGCGACCTATACTGAAAACCATTACTGATGACCCTGAAAAGTTCATAGAAGACGGTGGATGGGAATTTTTGAACCTGGAGGTCAGTGATTCTGATTCAGACAATTCTCAGGAGTCAGACCAAGGGTATGTGCCTTCGGATATACAGTCAGAATCAGGTTCAGAAGATGAGGATGATGAGAGCGAGTCGTTGGTGGAGTCCGAggatgatgaggaagaggagtcTGGAGAAGActcagaagaggaagaaggaaagACATGGGAAGAGTTAGAGAGGGAAGCGAGCCATGCAGACAGGGAAAAAGGAAATGACTCCGACAGTGAAGAGGAGAGGGCAAGAAGGAAGGTGAAGTCTTTTGGAAAAGCTCGGGCACCAGACAAGAGAAATCATGGTGGCAGCCTTCCTAAGAGGCCCAAATTTAGGTGA